One segment of Rubripirellula amarantea DNA contains the following:
- a CDS encoding lysophospholipid acyltransferase family protein — MSDLIEPLDYPGGVYRTPEKPVSWFSRKYPSLAFYRQFGWDVWCSARTAQRGLYDGTEWTRTSHGVIEALESVGVQFEISGTEHIRALQSPCVFVGNHMSMLETMVLPAIIQPIRDVTFVVKQSLIDYPVFKHILRSRDPIGVTRESPRDDLKVVMQEGVGRLQRGVSVIVFPQTTRSSTFDADQFNSIGVKLAMRAGVPVVPIALKTDAWRNGKRIKDIGPIDPSKTVRFAFGEPMAITNRGAQQHQLVVDFIETKLSQWGDPVTS, encoded by the coding sequence ATGTCAGATCTAATCGAACCGCTGGATTATCCCGGCGGAGTTTATCGCACGCCAGAAAAGCCCGTTTCGTGGTTTTCTCGCAAGTATCCCTCGTTGGCGTTCTACCGCCAATTCGGTTGGGATGTGTGGTGTTCCGCTCGCACTGCTCAACGAGGCCTTTATGACGGAACCGAATGGACTCGAACCAGTCACGGCGTCATTGAGGCTCTTGAGTCGGTGGGAGTGCAATTTGAAATCAGCGGCACCGAACACATTCGAGCTCTGCAATCGCCTTGCGTGTTTGTTGGCAATCATATGAGTATGCTGGAAACGATGGTGTTGCCAGCGATCATTCAACCGATTCGCGATGTGACATTCGTGGTCAAACAAAGCTTGATCGACTACCCCGTCTTTAAGCATATCCTTCGTTCGCGAGATCCGATCGGTGTCACGCGCGAGAGTCCTCGTGACGATTTGAAGGTGGTGATGCAGGAAGGTGTCGGTCGCTTGCAGCGCGGAGTGTCCGTCATCGTGTTTCCGCAGACCACACGCTCTTCGACGTTTGATGCCGACCAATTCAATTCGATTGGAGTCAAGTTGGCGATGCGCGCGGGAGTGCCCGTCGTTCCAATCGCGCTGAAAACAGATGCGTGGCGAAACGGCAAGCGGATCAAAGACATCGGGCCGATCGACCCTAGCAAGACTGTTCGCTTTGCCTTTGGAGAGCCAATGGCGATTACCAATCGCGGAGCTCAACAGCATCAACTGGTCGTCGACTTTATCGAAACAAAGCTGTCGCAGTGGGGAGATCCGGTAACGTCTTAG
- a CDS encoding DUF3500 domain-containing protein, whose protein sequence is MFRNTPIDRRSFLTQTSAATIALTAGASAFADAPSPSSETLVGRLFTSLSEKQKQHVCFDWDHVDKERGLLRSYVSANWNVTKPSIVDDFYNEDQRELIKEVFESIIHPDWHARYYQQLEDDAGGFGNEQAIAIFGKPDDGKFELVLTGRHMTLRCDGNSADHVAFGGPIFYGHAPDFDEAPHHPGNVFWEQAVAANDLYKILDGRQQKEALLANTPPETSVHFRGNGTIPGLPVTEMSSDQKAHLQKVLGLLVQMYRSDDQSEALKCIETQGGLDACSLAFFSDEDLGDDKVWDNWRLEGPSFVWHYRGAPHVHVWVNLADSANVKTNV, encoded by the coding sequence ATGTTTCGCAACACTCCCATCGACCGACGTAGTTTCCTGACCCAAACGTCCGCCGCTACAATCGCGTTGACCGCAGGAGCGTCGGCGTTTGCGGATGCACCGAGCCCTAGTTCCGAGACCCTGGTCGGACGACTATTCACTTCGCTTTCGGAAAAACAAAAGCAGCACGTTTGTTTTGATTGGGACCACGTCGATAAAGAACGTGGTTTGCTTCGAAGCTATGTTTCCGCCAACTGGAACGTTACGAAGCCGTCCATCGTCGACGACTTTTACAACGAAGATCAACGGGAACTGATCAAAGAGGTCTTCGAATCAATCATTCATCCAGATTGGCACGCCCGTTATTACCAACAACTCGAAGACGATGCTGGCGGATTTGGCAACGAACAGGCAATCGCTATTTTTGGAAAGCCGGACGACGGAAAATTCGAATTGGTTCTGACAGGTCGTCACATGACATTGCGGTGCGACGGCAATTCCGCCGATCACGTCGCCTTTGGCGGTCCCATTTTTTATGGTCACGCACCGGACTTTGACGAAGCTCCGCACCACCCTGGAAATGTTTTCTGGGAGCAGGCAGTTGCCGCGAATGACTTGTACAAGATCCTTGACGGACGGCAACAGAAAGAAGCGTTACTCGCCAATACGCCACCGGAAACGTCGGTTCACTTTCGAGGCAATGGCACGATCCCCGGTTTGCCAGTCACGGAAATGTCCTCTGATCAAAAAGCTCACCTGCAAAAAGTGCTTGGCTTACTGGTTCAAATGTATCGTAGCGACGATCAATCCGAGGCACTCAAGTGCATCGAAACCCAAGGTGGTTTGGACGCCTGCTCGCTGGCATTTTTCAGCGATGAAGACCTGGGTGACGATAAGGTGTGGGACAACTGGCGACTCGAAGGCCCTTCGTTCGTATGGCACTACCGTGGCGCACCTCACGTTCATGTTTGGGTTAACCTGGCCGACAGCGCTAACGTGAAGACCAACGTTTGA
- the bglX gene encoding beta-glucosidase BglX gives MNIDDLIAQMTLTEKIGQLNLVNPGGQTLTGSVANSDVHRKLVDGQVGMMFGTASLESRCEIQSISVNQTRLGIPMLFACDVIHGYRTALPLPIALSCTWNLAMIERAAHLSATEARADGIDLTFGPMADLTRDPRWGRVAEGNGESATLSSWITAAVIRGYQGDGETSQPSDIDRMLACVKHFAGYGAVDGGREYASVNLGPIELHESHLPPFEAATCAKVAAVMPGFHALDRIPVTAHRDLLIGVLRERWNFEGAVISDYTAINELEHHGLGDLSSAAVAAINAGVDVDMVGESYITTLEQSVASGRVDVARIDAACRSVLKLKRDAGLFDDPFRALDPERAKQVLGCDAHRNEARQMAAASCVLLKNKSETLPIGKECRRIALIGPLADDRSNLPGTWSVSAIAEECVSLADGLRSTVCDQTKVVVARGCNLVDDPVQAERLNVFGTTVTLDSRDAQAMIDEAVAVARDSDVVVLALGEAKEHAGECSSRTDLQLPPPQRLLIDAVADLGVPIVLLVFAGRPLVLTGIADRVNAMLYAWYGGSMAGPGIADVLTGSHVPEGKLTMSLPRSVGQIPVHHDALPTGRPLPPDCEFMKFKSCYLDEQNDPLYPFGFGLSYTTFAYRSLSARTDSGRVIVSVEVKNEGQRRGVEIVQCYQLPGVCSVSQPLLSLKSFERVQLEPGETRLVEFVIDKQTASSLEGTSLTNVSRGFIPGLFRFAVGPNSQDLQHVQIDWR, from the coding sequence ATGAACATTGATGACCTGATCGCCCAAATGACGCTGACGGAAAAAATTGGCCAGCTCAATCTGGTCAATCCCGGCGGCCAAACTCTCACCGGGTCGGTCGCCAACAGCGACGTGCATCGGAAATTAGTCGACGGACAAGTTGGAATGATGTTCGGCACGGCATCCCTTGAATCGCGATGCGAAATCCAATCCATCAGTGTCAATCAGACCCGACTTGGGATTCCGATGCTGTTCGCTTGCGATGTTATCCATGGCTATCGCACCGCGTTGCCGTTGCCCATCGCGTTATCGTGCACGTGGAATCTAGCCATGATCGAAAGAGCGGCCCACCTTAGCGCCACTGAGGCCCGCGCCGACGGGATCGACCTAACCTTTGGGCCAATGGCCGACCTGACACGAGACCCGCGATGGGGGCGAGTCGCCGAAGGCAACGGTGAATCGGCAACGCTTTCATCTTGGATCACAGCAGCCGTGATTCGAGGTTATCAGGGCGACGGTGAAACCAGTCAACCGTCCGACATCGATCGGATGCTTGCTTGCGTTAAACACTTCGCCGGTTACGGGGCCGTCGATGGCGGACGTGAGTATGCGTCAGTGAACCTTGGTCCCATCGAACTGCATGAATCTCACTTGCCACCCTTCGAAGCCGCCACCTGCGCCAAAGTGGCGGCCGTGATGCCAGGCTTCCATGCCTTGGACCGCATCCCGGTAACGGCCCACCGTGATTTGTTGATTGGCGTTCTGCGAGAACGTTGGAATTTTGAAGGGGCTGTTATTAGCGATTACACCGCGATCAATGAACTCGAACATCATGGGTTGGGTGACTTGTCGAGCGCCGCAGTCGCCGCGATAAACGCAGGTGTCGATGTTGACATGGTGGGTGAATCTTACATCACGACTTTAGAACAATCCGTTGCATCGGGGCGCGTAGATGTGGCGAGGATCGATGCGGCTTGCCGAAGCGTATTGAAGCTCAAACGCGACGCTGGACTCTTTGATGACCCGTTTCGCGCACTGGATCCTGAACGAGCGAAGCAAGTCCTCGGGTGCGATGCGCATCGCAATGAAGCGCGTCAGATGGCCGCAGCGTCTTGCGTGCTGCTTAAGAACAAATCGGAAACGTTACCCATCGGCAAGGAATGCCGCCGCATCGCATTGATCGGTCCGCTAGCTGATGATCGTTCCAATTTGCCAGGAACGTGGTCGGTATCAGCCATCGCTGAAGAATGTGTTAGCTTGGCCGATGGACTTCGAAGCACCGTCTGCGATCAAACCAAAGTGGTCGTCGCAAGAGGATGTAACTTGGTCGATGATCCAGTCCAAGCCGAACGATTAAACGTTTTCGGAACCACTGTGACTCTCGATTCACGTGACGCTCAAGCGATGATCGACGAGGCCGTTGCCGTTGCTCGGGATTCCGACGTGGTAGTCTTAGCGCTGGGCGAAGCCAAAGAGCACGCTGGCGAATGTTCCAGTCGCACGGATCTGCAACTGCCACCGCCTCAACGATTATTGATTGATGCCGTCGCTGATCTGGGTGTTCCCATCGTGCTGTTGGTATTCGCCGGTCGTCCACTAGTGCTGACGGGTATTGCCGATCGGGTCAACGCCATGTTGTACGCGTGGTATGGCGGCAGCATGGCCGGCCCGGGCATTGCCGATGTGCTGACGGGATCGCACGTTCCCGAGGGGAAATTGACGATGTCGCTGCCACGATCCGTTGGTCAAATTCCTGTGCACCACGATGCACTTCCGACGGGCCGCCCCCTGCCGCCCGATTGTGAGTTCATGAAGTTTAAATCCTGCTATCTCGATGAGCAAAACGATCCGCTGTATCCGTTTGGTTTTGGCCTTTCGTATACCACCTTCGCGTATCGGTCGCTTTCAGCTCGAACGGACAGTGGCCGCGTTATCGTATCCGTTGAAGTAAAGAATGAAGGGCAAAGGCGCGGAGTGGAAATTGTTCAGTGCTATCAATTGCCAGGCGTCTGCAGTGTTTCGCAACCCTTGCTTAGTTTGAAGAGTTTCGAGCGAGTTCAATTAGAGCCAGGGGAAACTCGATTGGTGGAATTCGTTATCGATAAGCAGACCGCTAGCTCCCTGGAAGGAACAAGCTTGACGAATGTCAGTCGGGGGTTCATTCCCGGATTGTTTCGTTTCGCAGTGGGTCCAAACTCGCAAGACTTGCAACACGTGCAGATTGATTGGCGATAA
- the ylqF gene encoding ribosome biogenesis GTPase YlqF, producing MTIQWFPGHMHKAKLEIQSALPKIDVVIEVLDARIPYSSENPMLAELRGDKPCLKVLCKSDLADESMTQTWLNYFEETANVTARAVTTEDVPTIMRLKHVAAKMVPYREGRTAINTMIVGIPNVGKSTIINYLAGKKVAKTGNTPAVTKQQQRVNLGDGVTLLDTPGVMWPNVHNHKSGYRLALLGSIKETAMDYADVGFFAAKYLLSEYPDRLMQRYDLDELPTSELQTIEAIGRKRGCLGRNNTIDIDRASRILVTELRSGGLGKLTLETPKMMEFEKAQTAREVAEREELAKEKDAKRKKRFKDKQKRERKAREMGGS from the coding sequence ATGACCATTCAATGGTTCCCCGGTCACATGCACAAGGCGAAGCTGGAAATCCAGTCTGCGCTTCCGAAGATTGATGTGGTGATTGAAGTGCTCGATGCCAGGATACCGTATTCGAGTGAAAATCCGATGCTGGCTGAGCTGCGAGGTGACAAACCTTGTTTGAAGGTGCTTTGCAAGAGTGACTTGGCTGACGAATCGATGACGCAGACGTGGCTGAACTATTTTGAAGAGACCGCGAATGTCACCGCCCGTGCCGTTACGACCGAAGACGTACCCACGATCATGCGGTTAAAGCATGTCGCGGCAAAGATGGTCCCCTATCGCGAAGGGCGAACGGCAATCAATACCATGATCGTCGGCATTCCCAACGTCGGAAAATCCACGATCATCAATTATCTGGCTGGCAAAAAGGTGGCCAAGACGGGCAATACGCCGGCGGTGACGAAGCAACAACAGCGAGTCAACCTAGGCGATGGCGTAACGCTGCTCGATACGCCCGGCGTGATGTGGCCGAACGTGCACAACCACAAGAGTGGCTATCGACTTGCGTTGCTTGGTTCGATCAAAGAGACGGCGATGGATTACGCGGACGTGGGCTTCTTCGCGGCCAAGTATCTGTTAAGTGAGTATCCCGATCGGCTGATGCAGCGATATGACTTGGATGAATTGCCCACATCAGAACTGCAAACGATTGAGGCCATTGGTCGCAAACGCGGTTGCCTGGGACGTAACAACACCATCGACATTGACCGCGCGTCACGAATACTCGTCACTGAACTTCGCTCGGGAGGTCTCGGGAAGTTGACACTCGAGACGCCGAAGATGATGGAGTTTGAAAAAGCTCAAACCGCTCGAGAGGTCGCCGAGCGTGAAGAGTTGGCAAAGGAAAAGGATGCCAAGCGGAAGAAGCGATTCAAGGACAAGCAAAAGCGAGAGCGTAAGGCACGAGAGATGGGCGGCTCGTGA
- the uppS gene encoding polyprenyl diphosphate synthase, translated as MSDADVTLAGDPPAHVAIIMDGNGRWAQARGLPRIEGHRRGVGTVRMISETATELGIDAVTLYCLSSENWKRPQAELDFLMHLLEQYLIEERRTIMDQGLRLRVIGRRDRLPQAVIEQMNRTLEMSADNPGTQLVLAIDYGGRDEITRAARSLATAVAAGKLNVDDIDEARFGQHLYTEGLPEIDLMIRTGGDMRVSNFLLWQISYAELWVTETCWPEFDRNLFITALNEFATRQRRFGGLNVNE; from the coding sequence ATGTCGGATGCTGATGTGACCCTCGCCGGTGATCCGCCCGCTCACGTCGCCATCATCATGGATGGCAACGGACGCTGGGCGCAGGCCCGCGGCTTGCCTCGCATCGAAGGCCATCGCCGCGGCGTTGGTACAGTCCGCATGATTAGCGAAACCGCGACCGAGCTTGGCATCGACGCGGTGACGTTGTATTGCCTGTCGAGCGAAAACTGGAAACGTCCGCAGGCCGAGCTCGATTTCTTGATGCACTTGCTCGAGCAGTACTTGATCGAGGAACGCCGGACCATCATGGACCAGGGGTTGCGATTGAGAGTCATCGGACGCCGAGATCGACTTCCCCAAGCAGTGATCGAGCAGATGAACCGGACGCTCGAAATGTCGGCGGATAACCCAGGCACACAACTCGTCCTTGCGATCGACTACGGTGGACGCGACGAAATTACCCGCGCAGCCCGCTCGCTCGCTACCGCGGTAGCCGCAGGAAAACTGAACGTTGACGACATTGATGAAGCTCGATTTGGGCAACACCTTTACACCGAGGGGCTGCCCGAAATTGACTTGATGATTCGCACCGGCGGCGACATGCGTGTGAGCAATTTCCTGCTCTGGCAAATCTCCTATGCCGAACTTTGGGTCACGGAAACCTGTTGGCCTGAATTTGATCGAAACCTCTTCATCACGGCGTTGAACGAGTTTGCGACACGCCAGCGACGCTTCGGTGGCCTCAACGTGAATGAATGA
- a CDS encoding adenylosuccinate synthase: MSGTCVIGLQWGDEAKGKLVDLLAPRFDLVVRYQGGANAGHTVVAGDQTYKLHHIPSGILHSKVQNLITPGVVINPTTMLDEIDGLAGRGVDCRANLRISERAHLVMPWHMAEDKFINAAAVRGESIGTTNRGIGPCYRDKVGRTHAIRMADLVQANRDERIGTVAEAKLALLRGMGAPEEDLEAIAPEKIIALAASWADRLHDMIGDTTDFLLDACEADKAILFEGAQGALLDIDHGTFPFVTSSNSSGVGVCAGAGVPPRWINHVLGVCKAYSTRVGGGPFPTEQDNAVGEQIRKLGNEFGTTTGRPRRCGWFDAVAVRYTSRLSGVTRLALMMMDVLAHLDEIKVCVAYELDGERITRVPSHADELRRCVPIYETIPGWKEPVDHVRKMEEFPAGAMAYVRRIEELVGVPVGVLSVGPDRAQTIFTDQALPLQPEPVA; this comes from the coding sequence GTGTCGGGAACTTGTGTCATTGGTCTGCAGTGGGGCGACGAAGCCAAAGGTAAACTCGTCGATCTGCTGGCCCCGCGGTTTGATCTGGTCGTCCGCTATCAAGGCGGCGCTAACGCCGGTCATACCGTCGTCGCCGGTGACCAGACCTATAAACTGCACCACATCCCCAGCGGCATCCTGCATTCGAAGGTGCAAAACCTGATCACGCCCGGTGTGGTGATCAATCCCACCACCATGCTGGACGAAATTGATGGACTGGCGGGTCGAGGTGTCGATTGCCGTGCGAACTTGCGAATTAGCGAGCGAGCCCATTTGGTGATGCCATGGCACATGGCCGAGGACAAATTCATCAACGCCGCCGCCGTGCGAGGCGAGTCCATTGGCACGACCAATCGTGGCATTGGCCCTTGTTACCGCGACAAGGTGGGACGCACTCACGCGATTCGTATGGCTGATCTAGTCCAAGCGAATCGAGACGAACGAATCGGTACCGTCGCCGAAGCCAAACTGGCACTGCTTCGCGGAATGGGTGCTCCCGAAGAAGACCTCGAAGCGATTGCCCCGGAAAAGATCATCGCTTTGGCGGCATCCTGGGCTGATCGTCTGCACGATATGATCGGTGACACCACGGATTTCTTGCTGGACGCTTGCGAAGCGGACAAAGCGATTTTGTTCGAAGGCGCTCAAGGGGCCTTGCTCGATATCGACCACGGCACCTTCCCGTTTGTCACCAGCAGCAATAGCAGCGGAGTTGGTGTTTGTGCGGGTGCGGGCGTACCGCCTCGTTGGATCAACCATGTCTTGGGAGTCTGCAAGGCTTACTCGACTCGCGTCGGTGGTGGCCCATTCCCTACTGAACAAGACAACGCCGTAGGCGAACAAATTCGCAAGCTCGGCAATGAATTCGGCACGACGACCGGTCGTCCGCGTCGCTGCGGTTGGTTTGACGCGGTTGCTGTTCGCTACACGTCACGACTCAGTGGCGTTACTCGACTTGCTTTGATGATGATGGATGTCCTGGCTCATCTCGACGAGATCAAAGTCTGCGTCGCCTACGAACTCGATGGTGAGCGTATCACGCGAGTCCCATCGCATGCTGATGAACTGCGTCGCTGCGTTCCGATCTACGAAACCATCCCTGGATGGAAAGAACCCGTGGACCACGTTCGCAAGATGGAAGAGTTCCCGGCCGGAGCGATGGCTTACGTTCGCCGCATCGAAGAACTGGTTGGCGTTCCCGTCGGTGTACTCAGCGTAGGTCCTGATCGAGCGCAAACGATCTTCACCGACCAAGCGTTACCGCTGCAACCCGAACCTGTTGCCTAG
- a CDS encoding multiheme c-type cytochrome, translated as MTALCAVCSFMSLVGCAPPASFPSQSDGQLSDFQTAQLDPLDPPSERSTDESRHYLTSIAPPSLSETSVSALNGLETSPTITLRLGDATTLVQTASGSEDVPSGVEIIPTPPGERDPAMTPQAPPSSPKPATPVPATPVPATPAPATPKPAETKPASPTPAKSTPMDSASAASPKPGAPAAPEAKMADASEAQPKPVNAPPKAGTDSIGGPEDYTTWTKPLVSMVFTGNQHGYIEPCGCTGLDRQKGGVARRFTFLDSLRQRGWDVIPMDAGNQVRRVGNQAKIKLQQSARALSEMGYQAVGFGPDDIRQGATDLLSIAYADSPEEAVFISANVLVLDPEFVARTKLIEQNGLKIGVTSITDPESLLAQTNEDITVGDMAASAKSAIDEMEPQSPDFSVLLFFGKEEAAEALVREVTGFDLVVVAGGFGEPTYQAKPIQDSDTRIIVTGDKGMYAGVVGLFGRQGAENGKLEMKYARVPLTHEFKDAPAMRGLMKDYQNQLRDIGLEGLGLLPPIPHSSGRKFVGTQTCAKCHTSAYEVWEGSAHAHATESIVKPSQDRGDVARHFDPECLSCHVTGWNPQEYHPYESGYLSLESTPHLTANGCENCHGPGAEHSAAEEGSGVSDEVRAQLRLAIQLPLEKAREKCMSCHDLDNSPDFHEPDAFEDVYWPEVEHYGLD; from the coding sequence ATGACGGCACTTTGTGCGGTCTGCAGTTTCATGTCGTTGGTGGGATGCGCTCCTCCCGCGAGTTTCCCGTCCCAATCCGACGGGCAACTTTCTGATTTTCAAACTGCCCAACTTGATCCTCTTGATCCCCCTAGCGAACGGTCGACGGACGAGTCGCGTCACTACCTCACTTCGATCGCTCCGCCAAGCTTGTCCGAGACCAGCGTGTCCGCACTCAACGGCTTGGAAACATCGCCGACGATCACCTTGCGTTTGGGTGACGCGACCACGCTCGTTCAAACGGCAAGTGGTTCTGAGGACGTACCCTCGGGCGTCGAAATCATTCCCACGCCACCGGGCGAACGTGATCCCGCGATGACGCCCCAAGCGCCGCCATCGAGTCCCAAGCCGGCTACGCCTGTACCAGCTACCCCTGTACCAGCTACCCCTGCACCGGCTACGCCCAAACCAGCAGAAACAAAACCAGCGAGTCCAACGCCAGCGAAATCGACGCCGATGGATTCTGCGAGCGCTGCTAGTCCTAAACCGGGCGCTCCTGCGGCACCTGAGGCCAAGATGGCCGACGCTTCGGAAGCTCAACCCAAGCCGGTCAACGCACCGCCAAAGGCAGGCACCGATTCGATTGGGGGACCAGAGGACTACACAACTTGGACCAAGCCCCTGGTTTCGATGGTCTTCACGGGAAACCAGCATGGCTACATCGAACCGTGCGGTTGCACTGGCCTGGATCGACAAAAGGGCGGCGTTGCGCGTCGATTCACCTTCTTAGATTCACTTCGGCAACGCGGTTGGGATGTGATTCCCATGGACGCGGGAAACCAAGTTCGTCGCGTCGGCAACCAAGCCAAGATCAAGCTGCAACAGAGCGCTCGGGCATTGTCGGAAATGGGATACCAAGCGGTCGGGTTTGGCCCTGATGATATCCGCCAAGGTGCCACCGACTTACTTTCGATCGCCTACGCTGACTCGCCCGAAGAAGCAGTTTTCATTTCAGCCAATGTGCTGGTGCTCGATCCAGAATTCGTTGCTCGAACGAAATTGATTGAGCAGAACGGTTTGAAGATCGGCGTGACCAGCATCACGGACCCAGAGTCACTGTTGGCTCAGACCAACGAAGACATCACCGTGGGTGACATGGCGGCGTCAGCGAAGTCCGCGATTGATGAAATGGAACCTCAATCACCCGATTTCTCCGTGCTGCTTTTCTTCGGCAAAGAAGAGGCCGCCGAGGCACTTGTGCGAGAAGTGACGGGGTTTGATCTGGTCGTCGTGGCCGGCGGATTCGGCGAACCGACTTACCAGGCGAAGCCGATCCAAGACAGCGACACTCGGATCATCGTCACCGGTGACAAGGGAATGTACGCCGGCGTCGTCGGATTGTTCGGCCGCCAAGGTGCCGAGAACGGCAAGCTCGAGATGAAGTACGCTCGCGTGCCACTGACTCACGAATTCAAAGACGCGCCGGCAATGCGAGGGCTGATGAAGGACTACCAAAATCAGCTCCGCGATATCGGATTGGAAGGGCTGGGGTTGTTGCCACCGATCCCACATTCGTCGGGTCGTAAATTTGTCGGCACGCAAACCTGCGCTAAGTGCCACACCTCGGCGTACGAAGTTTGGGAAGGCTCGGCCCACGCTCACGCCACGGAATCGATCGTCAAACCTTCGCAAGATCGAGGCGATGTGGCTCGCCACTTCGATCCTGAATGTCTCAGTTGCCACGTTACCGGCTGGAACCCCCAGGAATATCACCCGTACGAATCAGGCTACTTGTCGCTCGAGAGCACTCCGCATCTAACGGCCAACGGATGCGAAAACTGCCACGGCCCCGGGGCCGAGCATTCCGCAGCGGAAGAAGGATCAGGGGTCAGCGACGAAGTTCGAGCACAATTGCGTTTGGCGATTCAGCTTCCCCTGGAAAAGGCTCGCGAAAAGTGCATGAGCTGTCACGACTTAGACAATAGTCCTGATTTTCACGAGCCAGATGCGTTTGAAGACGTTTATTGGCCCGAGGTAGAACACTACGGTTTGGACTAA
- a CDS encoding DUF1573 domain-containing protein — MKKFPVILALTAIASAATGWAINHNRYGYRDTYFGPLDTNGKVTYANIEEHVLLSADSNQGVGELELEGDSRFDFGVMNPDTPGEHEFVIRNVGDGPLKLRLGATTCKCTLSNLDKDLLQPGETTQIKLTWTAKAGSTEFKQSAQLHTDDPKMPVLSLEIAGQVIKDFLVEPKVWTFGDIAAGEGFEISGEVFNFTQDKIEPTKMRFTNQEMTDLATFDVQEIPADELAEKQEAATQGFRVTAKVDKGMRQGVISQNLMFHFRKAATADNASDEQAKDDAAEDAAISDDLANEDLTNEEPGASETASDQTSGNESADDTGNEESQPSSLASAENESAKNDNAVMFVPIPARGRIVGAMSMIESSKLTGKSGGGYHYSFGKIRRGDSTIAKTFVVLKGKDRENTTLRVGETFPDGILKATLGEPKSRGSMVLYPLILELVPGTEPIERLGKNKDDYGKVWIESDNPKVTKMGIVVTFALDAK; from the coding sequence ATGAAGAAGTTCCCAGTAATTTTGGCGCTGACCGCCATTGCCAGCGCCGCGACGGGATGGGCTATCAACCACAATCGCTACGGCTATCGCGATACCTACTTCGGCCCCCTCGATACCAACGGCAAGGTCACCTACGCCAATATCGAAGAACACGTGCTGCTCTCTGCCGACAGCAACCAAGGGGTGGGCGAGCTTGAACTCGAAGGTGATTCGAGGTTTGACTTCGGCGTGATGAACCCTGACACACCGGGTGAACACGAATTTGTGATTCGCAACGTCGGCGACGGCCCGTTGAAGTTGCGTCTCGGAGCGACAACCTGCAAGTGCACGCTCAGCAATCTCGATAAAGACCTGCTGCAACCAGGCGAAACGACTCAGATCAAGTTGACTTGGACGGCGAAAGCGGGATCCACCGAATTCAAGCAATCCGCTCAACTTCACACCGACGATCCGAAGATGCCTGTGCTATCGCTAGAGATCGCTGGACAAGTGATCAAGGATTTCCTCGTTGAACCGAAAGTTTGGACGTTTGGTGATATCGCAGCAGGCGAAGGTTTCGAAATTTCCGGCGAAGTCTTTAACTTCACCCAAGACAAAATCGAGCCCACCAAGATGCGGTTCACGAACCAGGAAATGACGGACCTGGCGACGTTCGACGTGCAAGAGATCCCGGCCGATGAATTAGCGGAAAAGCAAGAGGCCGCGACTCAAGGTTTTCGCGTAACCGCCAAGGTGGATAAGGGAATGCGACAAGGTGTGATCTCGCAGAACCTGATGTTCCACTTCAGGAAGGCGGCAACCGCCGACAATGCCTCGGATGAACAAGCAAAGGATGATGCAGCAGAAGACGCTGCCATTAGTGATGACCTTGCCAACGAAGACCTTACCAACGAAGAACCCGGCGCAAGCGAAACGGCAAGCGACCAAACGAGCGGCAACGAATCCGCTGACGACACCGGCAATGAAGAAAGCCAACCCAGCAGCCTTGCGAGCGCTGAAAACGAGTCAGCCAAGAACGATAATGCTGTGATGTTTGTGCCAATCCCCGCGCGAGGCCGAATCGTGGGGGCGATGAGCATGATCGAAAGTAGCAAGCTGACCGGCAAGTCGGGCGGTGGATACCACTACAGCTTTGGAAAAATTCGTCGCGGAGATTCAACAATCGCTAAAACGTTTGTTGTGCTTAAAGGCAAAGACCGTGAGAATACGACTCTACGGGTTGGGGAAACTTTTCCGGATGGCATCCTGAAGGCTACCTTGGGCGAACCGAAAAGTCGGGGTTCGATGGTTCTGTATCCTTTGATACTGGAATTAGTGCCAGGCACCGAGCCAATTGAGCGGCTTGGGAAAAACAAGGATGACTACGGAAAGGTGTGGATTGAGTCCGATAACCCTAAAGTGACGAAAATGGGGATTGTGGTGACTTTCGCATTGGATGCGAAGTAA